In Coregonus clupeaformis isolate EN_2021a chromosome 7, ASM2061545v1, whole genome shotgun sequence, one genomic interval encodes:
- the LOC121570443 gene encoding biogenesis of lysosome-related organelles complex 1 subunit 5: MDKIAKDVGDIQSRLIDHRPVVQGEIRYFVREFEEKRGFRESRLLDNLNKMVVETNEQMLPKCSEHMHQHLYEALTRLEAANHMSQRIQQRALEAQQSTQLQVTIDRRKEDWDEFLKEQLRLKEEVDEEHAKAVGRLSVMYSEMKKDLAKFSRF; this comes from the exons ATGGACAAGATCGCCAAAG ATGTTGGTGATATTCAGTCTAGGCTAATAGACCATAGGCCTGTTGTACAAGGGGAGATCCGCTACTTTGTGAGAGAATTTGAG GAGAAACGTGGATTTAGAGAGAGCCGTTTGCTGGACAACTTGAACAAAATGGTAGTGGAGACCAACGAGCAGATGTTGCCCAAGTGTTCAGAGCACATGCATCAGCACCTCTATGAGGCCCTCACACGAT TGGAGGCTGCGAATCACATGTCACAGAGGATCCAGCAGAGGGCGCTAGAAGCACAGCAG AGCACCCAGCTGCAAGTGACCATAGACAGACGGAAGGAGGACTGGGATGAGTTTCTGAAGGAGCAGCTTCGTCTGAAGGAGGAGGTAGACGAGGAGCACGCCAAGGCTGTCGGACGCCTCAGCGTCATGTACAGCGAGATGAAGAAGGATTTGGCCAAGTTCTCCCGCTTCTGA